A window from Ruminiclostridium josui JCM 17888 encodes these proteins:
- the hrcA gene encoding heat-inducible transcriptional repressor HrcA, with product MLLDDRKLKILQAIIDDYIYSAEPVGSRTIAKKHELGLSSATIRNEMADLEEMGLLEQPYTSAGRVPSDKGYRLYVDQLMKINELSESEIEKIRNEMNIRINELSQLIRTASAVMSKFTKYTSMAITPHMKQSVLKAVQVVPIEPGKALVIIVTDSNIVRNNLIRIPESVTPDFLIQISNMLNDQLRGFTLEMLKSDILNEKFEKLSALPYGLIKPILDGIEDLIRTIDKPEVYLEGATNILNFPEFKEVDKAKEFLNILDEKNFVSDLLTSNSNKNNEIIIHIGNENAVEGIKDCSLVTASYSVGNRVIGTIGIIGPTRMEYSKVVASMNYIRNKINQEILKLLDNG from the coding sequence ATGCTACTTGACGATAGAAAATTGAAAATACTGCAAGCAATCATAGATGATTATATATACTCTGCTGAACCTGTAGGTTCTAGAACTATTGCCAAGAAGCATGAACTTGGTTTAAGTTCAGCTACAATTAGAAATGAGATGGCTGATCTGGAAGAAATGGGACTTTTGGAACAGCCGTATACATCAGCAGGAAGAGTTCCTTCCGACAAAGGGTACAGGCTTTACGTAGATCAGTTGATGAAGATAAATGAATTATCCGAAAGTGAAATAGAGAAAATACGGAATGAAATGAATATTCGGATAAATGAACTTAGCCAGCTTATTAGGACTGCATCGGCGGTTATGTCCAAGTTTACAAAATATACTTCTATGGCGATAACCCCTCATATGAAACAGAGCGTTTTAAAAGCTGTTCAGGTAGTACCTATAGAGCCTGGAAAAGCATTGGTGATTATTGTAACAGATTCTAATATTGTGAGAAATAATCTCATCAGGATACCAGAAAGCGTTACACCTGATTTCTTGATTCAGATTTCAAATATGCTTAACGACCAGTTAAGAGGCTTTACTTTGGAAATGCTAAAATCGGACATATTAAATGAGAAGTTCGAGAAACTGAGTGCGCTGCCTTATGGATTAATTAAGCCTATTCTCGACGGAATTGAGGATTTAATTAGAACAATTGATAAGCCGGAAGTATATTTAGAAGGAGCAACAAATATTCTGAATTTTCCCGAGTTTAAGGAAGTTGATAAGGCCAAGGAGTTTTTGAATATACTGGATGAAAAGAATTTTGTATCTGACCTTCTTACAAGTAATTCAAATAAAAATAATGAGATAATTATTCACATAGGAAATGAGAATGCTGTAGAAGGTATAAAGGATTGTAGTTTGGTTACTGCATCCTATAGTGTAGGTAATCGTGTAATAGGAACCATAGGCATTATTGGACCAACCAGAATGGAGTATTCAAAGGTTGTGGCATCAATGAATTATATAAGGAATAAAATCAATCAGGAGATTCTTAAACTCTTGGATAATGGATAG
- a CDS encoding hydrolase, translating to MNLKDRYIELYNTYIKREGADKLLEYMLSKSSDFFTAPASTRFHGSYEGGLVEHSINVYECLVDYLSRTRVKNIYGLNYDSETIAIVALLHDICKINCYKPGTRNVKDERGVWQTVPTYEYDDRLPYGHGEKSVYIITGFMRLTREEAFAIRYHMGFSGCEDKRCIGDAFEQFPLAFALCTADMEATYFIEGK from the coding sequence ATGAATTTAAAAGATAGATATATTGAATTATATAATACGTATATCAAACGTGAGGGAGCCGATAAACTTCTGGAATATATGCTGTCCAAATCAAGTGATTTCTTTACGGCCCCAGCAAGTACAAGGTTTCACGGCTCATATGAAGGTGGTTTGGTTGAACATAGTATAAATGTATATGAATGTTTGGTTGACTACCTTTCAAGGACAAGAGTAAAAAATATCTACGGTCTGAACTACGATTCAGAAACTATTGCAATAGTTGCACTTTTACATGATATTTGTAAAATAAACTGTTACAAACCGGGAACTCGAAATGTAAAGGACGAACGTGGAGTTTGGCAGACAGTTCCAACATACGAGTATGATGATAGACTGCCTTATGGACATGGTGAAAAATCAGTATACATAATAACGGGATTTATGAGGCTGACCAGAGAGGAAGCCTTTGCAATAAGGTATCACATGGGTTTTTCCGGCTGTGAAGATAAAAGATGCATAGGGGATGCATTTGAGCAATTTCCGCTGGCATTTGCACTGTGTACGGCAGACATGGAAGCTACTTATTTTATAGAAGGAAAATAA
- a CDS encoding aminotransferase class IV, whose protein sequence is MTFEDNIGTKCIINGEILPAEMLNKYSDEKYTACYEVIRIIDGIPLFYDDHFTRLKSSVQKIQNELEISNKDLRNQITKICEVNNLVNCNVKVLVLLYEKEQITLLHINKFYYPSQKEYDSGVKCCTIKLSRSNPNIKMINISYKAEIKRVTAENGAFEVLLVDDNNKITEGGKSNVFFVKGEKIYTSPEEYVLKGITRQYIIDVCVKLGYEVIETLISVDQISNFDAAFITGTSINAMPIKIIDQYTLNSSENIVTQKVMKGYNSLVAAYIEGNSNKK, encoded by the coding sequence ATGACATTCGAAGATAACATAGGTACAAAGTGTATTATAAATGGGGAAATCTTGCCGGCTGAAATGCTGAATAAATATTCAGATGAAAAGTATACGGCTTGCTATGAAGTTATACGTATTATAGATGGAATTCCGCTGTTTTATGATGATCACTTTACACGTCTTAAAAGTTCGGTGCAAAAGATTCAAAATGAATTGGAAATATCAAATAAAGATTTAAGGAATCAAATTACAAAAATATGTGAGGTGAATAATTTAGTTAACTGTAATGTGAAAGTATTGGTGCTTCTTTACGAAAAAGAGCAGATTACGCTACTACACATAAACAAGTTTTACTACCCATCACAAAAGGAGTATGACAGTGGTGTAAAGTGTTGTACCATCAAGCTAAGTAGAAGCAATCCAAATATCAAAATGATAAATATTTCATACAAAGCAGAAATTAAGCGAGTTACAGCAGAAAATGGTGCATTTGAAGTGCTTTTGGTAGATGACAACAATAAAATAACAGAAGGTGGAAAATCTAATGTTTTTTTTGTAAAAGGCGAAAAAATATATACATCTCCCGAAGAATATGTTTTGAAAGGTATTACGAGACAATATATAATTGATGTTTGCGTAAAACTGGGATACGAAGTTATAGAAACATTAATTAGTGTTGATCAGATAAGTAATTTCGATGCTGCTTTTATAACCGGTACATCCATTAACGCAATGCCGATAAAAATAATAGACCAGTATACATTAAATTCATCTGAGAATATTGTAACCCAAAAGGTTATGAAAGGATATAACAGTCTTGTAGCGGCATATATTGAAGGCAATAGCAATAAGAAATAG
- a CDS encoding tryptophan transporter — protein MEKRVVIKEKKAGLTISDVILVGVLLATGAVLKFFVGSMFNAGMKPNFVIAMYCLAILIIKPKLSEAIIIGIIAGAICQVLPGTPYINLISEPLGTLVMSILISLPLKFKPYSLLKPILGTFLSTLASGLAFLGVLYIAFYAGANVETIPFSAFIVMILLTAVVNAVIVQILYIPVKLALGRGKDD, from the coding sequence ATGGAAAAAAGAGTGGTTATAAAAGAGAAAAAAGCTGGCCTTACCATTTCTGATGTAATTCTTGTAGGTGTGTTACTGGCAACAGGGGCTGTACTTAAGTTTTTTGTGGGTTCTATGTTTAATGCCGGTATGAAACCAAATTTTGTTATTGCAATGTATTGTTTAGCAATACTTATAATAAAACCAAAGCTATCTGAAGCTATAATTATAGGCATTATAGCAGGAGCTATCTGTCAGGTTCTTCCGGGTACACCATATATAAATTTAATAAGTGAACCATTAGGTACCCTTGTAATGTCTATTCTTATAAGCCTACCTCTGAAGTTTAAGCCCTATTCACTATTAAAACCCATATTAGGTACTTTCCTGAGTACTTTGGCAAGTGGACTTGCTTTTCTTGGGGTACTGTATATTGCATTTTATGCAGGTGCGAATGTAGAGACAATACCCTTCAGTGCATTTATAGTAATGATACTGTTAACTGCCGTAGTAAATGCAGTAATAGTTCAGATTCTTTATATACCTGTAAAACTGGCATTGGGACGTGGCAAAGATGATTGA
- a CDS encoding HD domain-containing protein — translation MVWRQLREQQENLLSPYAARSVNSFGRLINEEKCPIRTDFERDGNRILYSMEFRRLRHKTQVFFNAKNDHICTRMEHVLNVGSIAVTIARTLNLNQDLTYAIALGHDLGHAPFGHSGERVLDKCMKKVNKEGGFKHELHSLRVVEKLATRISKEKIHEKCGLNLTFEVKDGIVSHCGENYNEYSLRRDLSKTPQSLLNLKDRGHLPYTLEACIVRLVDKIAYVGRDIEDAVRVNLMNMHDIPMDIRNELGNTNGEIINTLVCDMIENSYGRDCIQLSKEKGQALEKLINENVRLIYKADKITRYEKIAENTLEGLFDSLLSSMSDFEKLQTSENKVYRMFYNFIADKAYDKSESDAQKVIDFIAGMTDQFAQSCFEEIYWM, via the coding sequence ATGGTGTGGAGACAGTTAAGAGAGCAGCAAGAGAATTTGCTGAGTCCTTATGCCGCAAGAAGTGTTAATTCTTTTGGCAGGTTAATTAATGAAGAAAAATGTCCTATCAGGACAGATTTTGAACGGGATGGGAACAGAATTCTATACTCTATGGAGTTTCGAAGACTAAGACACAAAACTCAGGTATTTTTTAATGCTAAGAACGACCACATATGTACAAGAATGGAGCATGTACTAAACGTAGGATCAATTGCTGTCACTATAGCCAGGACATTAAATCTGAATCAGGATCTTACGTATGCAATAGCTTTGGGACATGACTTGGGGCATGCACCATTCGGTCATAGTGGAGAGCGTGTATTAGATAAATGTATGAAGAAAGTAAATAAAGAAGGCGGATTTAAGCATGAACTTCACAGCCTTCGGGTTGTAGAAAAACTTGCTACACGTATCTCAAAAGAAAAAATACATGAAAAATGCGGGCTTAATCTTACTTTTGAAGTAAAGGACGGAATAGTCTCACATTGTGGTGAAAACTATAACGAATACTCTTTGAGAAGAGATTTAAGTAAAACTCCGCAATCATTGCTTAATTTGAAAGATAGAGGGCATCTTCCCTATACGCTTGAAGCCTGTATTGTAAGATTAGTGGACAAAATAGCATATGTTGGAAGGGATATTGAGGATGCTGTGCGTGTCAACCTTATGAATATGCATGATATACCTATGGATATAAGAAATGAGTTGGGCAACACAAATGGTGAGATAATAAATACTCTGGTTTGTGATATGATTGAGAATAGCTATGGTAGAGATTGTATTCAGCTTAGTAAGGAAAAGGGCCAGGCACTTGAAAAGCTTATAAATGAGAATGTAAGGTTGATTTACAAGGCCGATAAGATAACCCGTTATGAAAAAATTGCTGAAAATACTCTTGAAGGTTTGTTTGATAGCCTTCTCAGCAGCATGTCAGATTTTGAAAAGCTTCAGACAAGTGAAAATAAAGTTTACAGAATGTTTTATAACTTTATTGCAGACAAGGCATATGATAAGTCTGAAAGTGATGCACAGAAAGTAATTGACTTTATAGCAGGCATGACAGACCAGTTTGCACAAAGCTGCTTTGAAGAAATATACTGGATGTAG
- the yfbR gene encoding 5'-deoxynucleotidase, whose product MDDKSFHFFAFLSRMKYINRWGLMRNTYTENIQEHSLQVAIIAHGLAVIRNTYFNGEVNPERVAILAMFHDCNEIITGDMPTPIKYYNPQISKIYKDIEDISKEKIISMLPEEMADEYYSLFFKNPDDMNCWKLVKAADRISAYIKCIEELKAGNNEFKKARETILQTITEIDLPEVKYFMEKFIPSFNLSLDEID is encoded by the coding sequence ATGGATGATAAAAGTTTTCATTTCTTTGCTTTTCTTTCAAGGATGAAGTATATAAATAGATGGGGGCTTATGCGTAACACGTATACTGAAAATATACAGGAGCACAGTTTGCAGGTTGCCATAATTGCACACGGATTGGCAGTAATCAGGAACACATATTTTAACGGTGAAGTAAATCCTGAAAGAGTGGCGATACTGGCGATGTTTCATGACTGTAATGAAATAATAACAGGTGATATGCCTACTCCTATAAAATATTATAACCCTCAGATAAGTAAAATTTACAAGGATATCGAAGACATATCAAAGGAGAAAATCATATCTATGCTGCCTGAGGAAATGGCAGATGAATATTATTCTTTATTTTTCAAAAATCCGGATGATATGAATTGCTGGAAACTTGTAAAGGCTGCTGACAGGATTTCGGCCTATATAAAATGTATTGAAGAATTAAAGGCAGGGAATAACGAATTTAAAAAGGCTAGGGAAACCATTCTGCAAACAATAACCGAAATTGATTTGCCAGAGGTAAAGTATTTTATGGAAAAATTTATACCAAGCTTTAACTTATCCCTTGATGAGATTGATTAA
- the grpE gene encoding nucleotide exchange factor GrpE, translating into MKKEKHPKDENENTKEMNSEEINKGEENQEASKTSDVNGDEAVNAEIQDLKAKLEEKAKQCEDLKNMVQRTAAEFDNYKKRTIKEKEALSLDIAIDTVNTFLPVVDNLERALKAAENTESNPLKEGVEMVMRQLKDCLDKLGVEAIEAVNNPFDPELHNAVMHETNDEIGENIVVEEFQKGYTMKGKVIRHSMVKVVN; encoded by the coding sequence ATGAAAAAAGAAAAACATCCTAAGGATGAAAATGAAAACACTAAGGAAATGAATTCTGAAGAAATCAACAAAGGAGAAGAAAATCAGGAAGCATCGAAGACTTCTGATGTGAATGGTGATGAAGCAGTAAATGCGGAAATTCAGGATTTAAAAGCAAAGTTGGAAGAAAAGGCGAAGCAATGTGAAGATTTAAAAAATATGGTTCAGCGTACAGCAGCAGAGTTTGACAACTATAAAAAAAGAACAATCAAGGAAAAGGAAGCTCTTAGCCTTGATATAGCAATAGACACTGTAAATACCTTCCTTCCGGTAGTAGATAACTTGGAAAGAGCTTTAAAAGCCGCAGAAAACACTGAAAGCAATCCATTGAAGGAAGGCGTTGAAATGGTTATGAGACAGTTGAAGGATTGTCTCGACAAATTAGGTGTAGAAGCAATAGAAGCAGTTAATAATCCTTTTGACCCTGAATTACACAATGCCGTTATGCATGAAACCAATGACGAAATTGGTGAGAACATTGTGGTAGAAGAATTTCAAAAAGGTTATACAATGAAGGGAAAAGTAATCAGACATAGTATGGTAAAGGTAGTAAACTAA
- a CDS encoding protease inhibitor I42 family protein: MERAKKYLSVLMAVVIFLILIAPAKANAETPSTDIGVSKSYTLFGDLNSNGYVDSIDYAKLKSILLGVAEPGTVNMKAADLNGDENVNALDLALLKKLITGEIRTFPVESKYPSTANNSSTFLFLLDSYDTFQISLKENGSTGYQWEYTISDFDGANLISEDSYCFTPNLDGTPIQKVWTFKAVKSGKYTIEFTYKRPWETDEEPLQTFKYDIYVSDVGRTIDVKQGESFNIALVGGGIFGGTWKYSNTDESAIYLLNKEVFEDHPGMADALNLTQWTFKAVKPGSYKLTFQGGSFFSDDLEFDINVA; the protein is encoded by the coding sequence ATGGAAAGAGCTAAGAAATACCTATCTGTTCTTATGGCTGTAGTTATCTTTTTAATCCTTATTGCTCCGGCAAAAGCAAATGCGGAAACACCAAGCACTGACATTGGAGTATCAAAAAGCTACACGCTTTTTGGTGATCTCAATAGTAATGGATACGTCGATTCTATTGATTATGCAAAACTGAAATCAATATTATTAGGTGTAGCTGAGCCGGGTACAGTCAATATGAAAGCAGCGGATCTGAATGGTGATGAGAATGTTAATGCTTTAGATTTAGCACTACTGAAAAAATTAATCACTGGAGAGATAAGAACCTTCCCTGTTGAATCGAAATATCCAAGTACCGCTAATAACAGCAGTACATTTCTTTTCCTTTTAGATTCCTATGATACATTTCAAATATCATTAAAGGAAAACGGGTCAACAGGTTATCAATGGGAATATACCATATCTGATTTCGATGGCGCTAATTTGATTTCTGAAGACAGCTATTGTTTTACACCTAATCTTGATGGTACCCCTATCCAAAAGGTATGGACATTTAAAGCAGTAAAATCTGGCAAGTATACAATTGAGTTTACGTACAAGCGGCCGTGGGAAACAGATGAAGAACCGCTGCAAACTTTCAAATATGATATATATGTAAGTGATGTTGGACGTACTATAGACGTAAAACAAGGGGAGTCATTTAACATAGCACTTGTTGGCGGAGGAATCTTCGGAGGTACTTGGAAGTATTCCAATACTGATGAATCAGCAATTTACCTACTCAATAAAGAAGTCTTTGAGGATCATCCGGGGATGGCTGATGCACTCAATTTAACGCAATGGACATTCAAAGCAGTGAAACCTGGAAGCTATAAGCTTACATTTCAAGGAGGCTCATTTTTTTCAGATGATTTGGAATTCGATATAAATGTAGCTTAA
- a CDS encoding energy-coupling factor ABC transporter ATP-binding protein, whose translation MIEFKDFSFKYKTGEKPALTIKNLSIQKGDFVGIIGNSGAGKSTFTYAVNGVIPHHYEGDFYGEVRVKGQDTVDLSPTQLALSVGSVFQDIDGQMVSSVVEDEILFGLENFGVPKEEIEKRITDILKMVGIEDLRYRNINTLSGGQKQKVAISAVVAMMPDILVLDEPTAELDPQSSLQIYNMLKMLNENLNITIIVVEQKIMLLSEFSKRIIVLDSGEIYLEGTPKEVLSDTTKLTDIGVNCPRVSSLANNLKQRKIYNGPVPVNLNEAETMVRSVLG comes from the coding sequence ATGATTGAGTTCAAGGATTTCTCATTTAAATACAAAACAGGTGAAAAGCCTGCATTAACAATAAAGAACCTCTCTATTCAAAAAGGTGATTTCGTGGGTATCATAGGGAATAGCGGAGCAGGCAAGTCAACCTTTACCTATGCAGTTAACGGAGTTATTCCCCATCACTATGAAGGTGACTTTTATGGTGAGGTCAGGGTGAAGGGGCAGGACACTGTTGATTTATCACCGACTCAGCTGGCATTGAGTGTAGGAAGTGTATTTCAAGATATTGACGGACAGATGGTATCTTCAGTTGTAGAAGATGAGATACTATTTGGTTTGGAGAATTTTGGAGTCCCTAAAGAAGAAATTGAGAAGAGAATAACAGATATACTTAAAATGGTAGGTATAGAAGATTTACGTTATAGAAACATCAACACACTAAGCGGCGGTCAAAAGCAAAAGGTTGCCATATCGGCTGTAGTTGCAATGATGCCTGACATACTGGTACTTGACGAGCCAACTGCCGAACTTGACCCACAGAGCAGCCTGCAGATATATAATATGTTGAAAATGCTTAACGAAAACCTAAATATAACAATTATAGTTGTTGAACAAAAAATAATGTTACTCAGTGAGTTTTCCAAGAGAATCATAGTTTTGGACAGTGGTGAAATCTATTTAGAGGGGACGCCAAAAGAGGTGCTGAGTGACACTACAAAATTGACTGATATTGGTGTTAACTGTCCAAGGGTATCTTCTCTGGCAAACAATCTTAAGCAGCGAAAAATATATAATGGACCGGTTCCCGTCAATTTAAATGAGGCCGAAACCATGGTAAGGAGTGTACTTGGGTGA
- a CDS encoding energy-coupling factor ABC transporter ATP-binding protein: protein MINFNNVCFAYDKINILNNISLSVAKGEFVAIVGRNGAGKTTLMKLLNGLLKPTSGTVTIAGLNTSVTRTSELAKHVGFLFQNPDRQICRNTVKEEIEFGLKCILTDTADIEKRCRNTIEKFALIPDKDPFSLSRGERQKIALASVLALSPEILVLDEPTTGLDYKECMHIMEIINELNHNETTVVMVCHDMELVADFAQRIIVVGEGRILADDTCRRVMSQTEILKEASLTPPQIADLAIRLGKGFEDIFTLDEMTEIISQKAKKEGV from the coding sequence GTGATAAATTTCAATAACGTGTGTTTTGCCTATGACAAAATAAATATTCTCAACAACATAAGTCTATCGGTAGCAAAAGGAGAATTTGTTGCTATTGTGGGCAGAAATGGTGCAGGAAAGACAACACTTATGAAGCTTCTAAACGGTTTACTCAAACCCACTTCTGGTACAGTCACCATTGCAGGTTTAAATACCTCTGTAACAAGGACGAGTGAACTGGCAAAGCATGTAGGATTTCTATTTCAAAACCCTGACAGGCAGATTTGCCGTAACACAGTTAAGGAAGAGATAGAATTCGGCCTAAAATGTATTTTGACAGACACTGCAGATATAGAAAAAAGGTGCAGAAACACAATAGAGAAATTTGCTTTGATTCCTGACAAGGACCCGTTTTCTCTAAGCAGGGGAGAGAGACAGAAAATCGCACTTGCATCAGTACTGGCTTTGTCTCCCGAAATACTGGTATTGGATGAACCTACTACCGGATTAGACTACAAGGAATGTATGCATATTATGGAAATCATTAATGAACTAAACCACAACGAAACTACTGTTGTCATGGTATGCCATGATATGGAATTGGTAGCTGATTTTGCACAAAGGATAATTGTGGTGGGGGAAGGCCGTATACTTGCTGACGATACTTGCCGCAGAGTAATGTCACAGACTGAGATATTAAAAGAGGCATCTCTGACACCACCACAGATAGCTGACCTTGCTATTCGGCTTGGAAAAGGTTTTGAGGACATATTTACATTGGATGAAATGACAGAAATTATATCACAAAAAGCCAAGAAAGAGGGTGTATAA
- the dnaK gene encoding molecular chaperone DnaK, translating into MSKVIGIDLGTTNSCVAVMEGGEPVVIANPEGNRTTPSVVAFSKTGERMIGQVAKRQAITNPERTIISIKRDMGTDRKVNIDDKKYSPQEISSMILQKLKSDAEAYLGETVTQAVITVPAYFSDAQRQATKDAGKIAGLEVLRIINEPTAAALAYGLDKEHDQKIMVYDLGGGTFDVSILEIGDGVFEVLATNGNNKLGGDDFDQRIIDFLVDTFKKESGIDLKNDKMAMQRLKEAAEKAKIELSGVTSSNINLPFITADASGPKHLDVTLTRAKFDEITADLVENTMGPTRQAMQDAGLTPDKIDKILLVGGSTRIPAVQEAVKKYLGKEPFKGINPDECVAVGAAIQAGVLTGDVTGLLLLDVTPLSLGLETLGGVFTKLIERNTTIPTKKSQVFSTAADGQTSVEIHVLQGEREMAQYNKSLGRFQLTGIPSAPRGVPQIEVTFDIDANGIVHVSAKDLGTGNEQNITITASTNLSDEDIDKAVKEAEKYAAEDKKRKEEIDIRNNADSLVYQSEKSLKDLGDKVSADDKSKIESGVNKVKDALKGTDVEAIKKATEELQQSFYEISSKIYQQTQGAQADPGAAGFGGQQGAAGQDDNVVDADYKVVDEDK; encoded by the coding sequence ATGTCGAAAGTAATTGGTATAGATTTAGGTACCACAAATTCATGTGTAGCAGTTATGGAAGGCGGTGAGCCTGTCGTTATTGCAAATCCGGAAGGAAATAGAACTACCCCTTCTGTTGTTGCATTTTCAAAAACCGGTGAACGTATGATAGGACAGGTTGCAAAAAGACAAGCTATCACTAATCCGGAAAGAACAATTATTTCAATAAAGAGAGATATGGGAACCGACCGTAAGGTTAATATAGATGATAAGAAATATTCACCACAGGAAATATCTTCAATGATTCTTCAAAAGCTTAAGTCTGATGCAGAAGCATATCTTGGTGAAACAGTAACTCAGGCGGTAATTACCGTTCCTGCTTACTTTAGTGATGCTCAGAGACAAGCAACAAAGGATGCCGGTAAAATTGCTGGATTGGAAGTTCTCAGAATTATAAACGAGCCTACGGCAGCAGCATTGGCATACGGCCTTGACAAAGAGCATGACCAGAAAATAATGGTTTATGACTTAGGTGGAGGAACATTCGACGTATCCATACTTGAAATCGGTGACGGTGTATTTGAAGTTCTTGCAACAAACGGTAACAACAAACTTGGCGGAGATGACTTTGACCAAAGAATAATTGATTTCCTTGTTGATACATTTAAAAAAGAAAGCGGAATAGATCTTAAAAACGACAAGATGGCAATGCAGAGATTGAAGGAAGCGGCTGAAAAGGCAAAAATAGAACTTTCCGGTGTGACTTCATCAAATATAAACCTACCATTTATTACTGCTGATGCATCTGGACCAAAACACCTTGATGTAACACTTACAAGAGCAAAATTTGATGAAATAACAGCTGATTTAGTTGAAAATACAATGGGACCAACAAGACAGGCTATGCAGGATGCAGGGCTTACACCAGACAAGATAGACAAAATTCTGTTAGTTGGTGGTTCCACAAGAATTCCTGCAGTTCAGGAAGCAGTTAAAAAATACTTAGGAAAAGAGCCTTTCAAGGGAATTAATCCAGATGAATGTGTTGCTGTTGGTGCAGCAATTCAGGCGGGTGTATTGACAGGTGATGTAACTGGACTTCTTCTTCTTGACGTTACACCGTTATCACTGGGACTTGAAACACTTGGCGGAGTATTCACAAAACTTATTGAAAGAAATACAACTATTCCTACCAAGAAGAGTCAGGTATTCTCCACAGCAGCAGACGGACAGACAAGTGTTGAGATACATGTATTGCAGGGCGAAAGAGAAATGGCTCAATACAACAAGTCTCTTGGAAGATTCCAACTTACAGGTATTCCATCAGCACCAAGAGGTGTACCACAAATAGAAGTTACTTTTGATATAGATGCAAATGGTATAGTTCATGTATCCGCAAAAGACCTTGGAACAGGTAATGAGCAGAATATAACAATAACTGCGTCAACTAATCTGTCTGATGAAGATATAGATAAGGCTGTAAAAGAAGCAGAAAAATATGCGGCTGAAGACAAAAAGCGTAAAGAAGAAATCGATATTAGAAATAATGCAGATTCCTTGGTTTATCAGTCAGAGAAGTCATTAAAAGATCTTGGAGATAAAGTATCTGCTGATGACAAGTCAAAGATTGAAAGCGGAGTAAACAAGGTAAAGGATGCCCTTAAAGGTACTGATGTCGAAGCAATAAAGAAAGCTACCGAAGAATTGCAGCAGTCATTCTATGAAATATCATCAAAAATATATCAACAGACACAAGGAGCACAGGCAGACCCTGGAGCAGCCGGCTTTGGAGGACAACAGGGAGCAGCTGGACAGGATGACAATGTTGTTGATGCAGACTATAAAGTAGTTGACGAGGATAAATAA
- a CDS encoding energy-coupling factor transporter transmembrane component T family protein: MKGILEYSQGDTYIHKLNPLSKMLIAFLLCLSCFASSNIFCTIGIIAVNLFIAYLAGIIGRAFSLLATLLKIGIVLFLLQVFFIRSGNILLNLPFNLYITDIGLKFSIMLVLRLVGATMPLVIILTVTRMSDITNVMVQKLHIPYKYTFAFITALRFIPIFENEMTGIIEAQTARGVEFDTKNPVKKLKLLLPLCVPLLISSVKRIEGSAISAELRGFNLRRKDSGYKTYGFVVLDYFAILLSILILLTCIIFF, encoded by the coding sequence GTGAAGGGCATTTTAGAATACAGCCAGGGTGATACCTATATACACAAGTTAAACCCTTTATCAAAAATGTTAATTGCTTTTTTACTATGCTTGAGCTGCTTTGCCAGCAGTAACATTTTTTGTACAATTGGAATTATTGCTGTAAACCTTTTTATAGCCTATCTTGCTGGAATTATTGGCAGGGCATTTTCTTTGCTGGCTACGCTACTTAAAATAGGAATTGTACTTTTTTTATTGCAAGTATTTTTCATTAGATCTGGGAATATCCTTTTAAATCTTCCATTCAATTTATATATTACAGATATAGGCTTGAAATTCAGTATAATGCTAGTCTTGAGACTTGTAGGAGCTACTATGCCTTTGGTTATAATTCTGACAGTTACCAGAATGAGCGATATTACTAATGTTATGGTACAGAAACTTCATATACCTTATAAGTATACCTTTGCATTTATAACAGCCCTAAGATTTATACCTATTTTTGAAAATGAAATGACAGGTATAATTGAAGCTCAGACCGCAAGAGGAGTTGAATTTGACACAAAAAACCCTGTAAAGAAGTTGAAATTGTTGCTTCCACTTTGTGTTCCACTTCTTATTTCCTCTGTAAAACGGATTGAGGGCAGTGCAATATCTGCTGAATTAAGGGGATTTAATTTAAGACGTAAGGACAGCGGGTATAAAACATATGGTTTTGTTGTATTGGATTATTTTGCAATACTGTTATCAATATTGATATTACTTACATGTATTATCTTTTTTTAG